From Pseudomonas alcaligenes, a single genomic window includes:
- a CDS encoding metal-dependent hydrolase, whose amino-acid sequence MTTLISHPLPVLALGLALGPRLLPPRLLLVSLLFTCLPDADVLAFKLGIAYADAFGHRGFSHSLLFAGLCGVLGALSCRLLGCGPLRAGIWIALATASHSLLDAATNGGLGVAWLWPWSEQRFFLPWRPIAVSPFVNGFFSQRGLLVLASEARWVWLPCLVLAAGGLTWRALLARQQRRQPVQ is encoded by the coding sequence GTGACCACCCTGATCAGCCACCCGCTGCCGGTTCTCGCCCTGGGACTGGCACTCGGGCCGCGGCTGCTACCGCCGCGCCTGCTGCTGGTCAGCCTGCTGTTCACCTGCCTGCCGGATGCCGACGTACTGGCCTTCAAGCTCGGCATCGCCTACGCCGATGCCTTCGGCCACCGCGGTTTCAGTCATTCGTTGCTGTTCGCCGGACTTTGCGGCGTACTCGGCGCCTTGAGCTGCCGCCTGCTCGGCTGCGGGCCGCTGCGGGCCGGAATCTGGATCGCCCTGGCGACTGCCTCGCACAGCCTGCTGGATGCCGCTACCAACGGCGGCCTCGGCGTGGCCTGGCTGTGGCCGTGGAGCGAGCAGCGCTTCTTCCTGCCCTGGCGGCCGATTGCCGTGTCGCCCTTCGTCAACGGTTTCTTCAGTCAGCGCGGCCTGCTGGTGCTGGCCTCGGAAGCGCGCTGGGTCTGGCTGCCCTGTCTGGTGCTGGCCGCCGGCGGCCTGACCTGGCGCGCGCTACTGGCGCGTCAGCAGCGGCGCCAGCCCGTCCAGTAG
- a CDS encoding histidine kinase, producing the protein MNRPVQVKPDNFFLLLFHALRQRRVPLALRIASHSLLLVALALVIYAWVMGMQFKQAMQQQADALGQSLTVQTAASATELLVSNDILSLNVLLSNLVKNPLVAHAAIYSVDNRILAEAGSRPSQSLLGETDGLYSTPITFQEVIAGQLRLSLDMQQFQQPMTISLQSMGLLSLILLALAMSLSLRLGRHISTPLMELRLWLRDPDDPAPGAGRQDEIGDLARQLQARLVPEKPQPVVSATAADEYDYAAEADADEDGPYLDEPREPSFSVPDLDADYDDYDIAPSASPQPQPLEASFAEDDDGFADLREQYAEAPAPFVPAPPSLPAEQNAVLAIQLGAQEQLRHLPRSRLLDLLQRYRDCLEQAATLYQGKLYTLNDGSSLMLFSSAQSGEDYLTHALCCGELMRALGHALQIEVADSGLTLQLQLGLTHSAEPIAPSQAEVLLSEAAQDALALSQHSRNLLLVQRAIGDDAQVRQCARIRPIASPEGASCVERLLEPYPSLLERQLARMHEHS; encoded by the coding sequence GTGAACCGGCCCGTCCAGGTCAAACCCGACAACTTCTTCCTCCTGCTGTTCCACGCCCTGCGCCAGCGGCGCGTGCCCCTGGCCCTGCGCATCGCCAGCCATAGCCTGTTGCTGGTCGCCCTGGCGCTGGTGATCTATGCGTGGGTAATGGGCATGCAGTTCAAGCAGGCCATGCAGCAGCAGGCTGATGCCCTGGGCCAGAGCCTGACCGTGCAGACGGCCGCCTCGGCCACCGAGCTGCTGGTGTCCAACGACATCCTCAGCCTCAATGTACTGCTCAGCAACCTGGTGAAGAACCCGCTGGTGGCCCATGCGGCCATCTACAGCGTGGACAACCGCATCCTCGCCGAGGCCGGCTCGCGCCCCAGCCAGAGCCTGCTGGGCGAGACCGACGGCCTCTACTCGACGCCCATCACCTTCCAGGAAGTGATAGCCGGGCAGCTGCGCCTGAGCCTGGACATGCAGCAGTTCCAGCAGCCGATGACCATCAGCCTGCAGAGCATGGGCCTGCTCAGCCTGATCCTGCTGGCCCTGGCCATGTCCCTCAGCCTGCGCCTCGGCCGACACATTTCCACACCGCTGATGGAGCTGCGCCTGTGGCTGCGCGACCCGGACGATCCGGCGCCGGGCGCCGGGCGCCAGGACGAGATCGGCGATCTGGCCCGTCAGCTGCAGGCCCGCCTGGTGCCGGAAAAACCACAACCCGTGGTCAGCGCGACGGCGGCCGACGAGTACGACTACGCCGCAGAAGCGGATGCAGACGAGGATGGCCCGTACCTCGACGAGCCGCGCGAGCCGAGCTTCAGCGTGCCCGACCTGGATGCCGACTACGACGACTACGACATAGCCCCCTCGGCCAGCCCGCAGCCGCAGCCGCTCGAAGCCAGCTTCGCGGAGGACGACGACGGCTTCGCCGACCTGCGCGAACAGTATGCCGAGGCCCCAGCGCCCTTCGTCCCCGCACCGCCCAGCCTGCCGGCCGAACAGAATGCCGTGCTGGCCATCCAGCTCGGTGCCCAGGAACAACTGCGCCACCTGCCGCGCTCGCGCCTGCTGGATCTGCTGCAGCGCTACCGCGACTGCCTGGAGCAGGCCGCCACCCTGTACCAGGGCAAGCTGTACACCCTCAACGACGGCAGCAGCCTGATGCTGTTCAGCAGCGCGCAGAGCGGCGAGGACTACCTGACCCACGCCCTGTGCTGCGGCGAACTGATGCGCGCCCTCGGCCATGCCCTGCAGATCGAGGTGGCCGATAGCGGCCTGACCCTGCAACTGCAGCTGGGCCTGACCCACAGCGCCGAGCCCATCGCCCCGAGCCAGGCCGAGGTGCTGCTCAGCGAGGCGGCCCAGGACGCCCTGGCCCTGTCCCAGCACAGCCGCAACCTGCTGCTGGTGCAGCGCGCCATCGGCGACGACGCCCAGGTGCGCCAGTGCGCACGCATCCGCCCGATCGCCAGCCCGGAAGGCGCCAGCTGCGTCGAGCGCCTGCTGGAGCCCTACCCCTCCCTGCTGGAGCGCCAGCTGGCGCGCATGCACGAGCACTCGTGA
- the serB gene encoding phosphoserine phosphatase SerB, translating to MREIVLINITGEDRPGLTAAITGVLAQGGVNILDIGQAVIHDTLSFGILVEIPDTEQASSVLKDVLFTAYKLDQQVRFTPVSEADYQQWVSGQGKPRYIVTLLTRKVTAEQLQRVSSITAKYGLNIDHIDRLSGRMALDMPADQGKGCIEFSVRGEPADAVALRAEFLSVAQELNVDIAFQRDSLFRRNRRLAVFDMDSTLIEAEVIDELAKAHGVGEQVAEITERAMRGELDFRASFKERMALLQGLPESVLAEIGASLRLTEGAEVLFAELKRLGYKTAILSGGFSYFAKQLQAKLGIDYVYANELQIVDGKVTGVAVEPIVDAQRKADLLSELAAREGLRLEQTIAVGDGANDLPMLGLAGLGVAFRAKPLVKQSAKQAISTLGLDGILYLLGFRDRDGRD from the coding sequence TTGCGCGAAATCGTCCTGATCAACATCACCGGGGAAGACCGTCCGGGTCTGACCGCGGCCATTACCGGCGTCCTTGCCCAGGGCGGGGTGAATATCCTCGACATCGGCCAGGCGGTGATCCACGACACCCTGTCGTTCGGCATCCTGGTCGAGATCCCCGACACCGAGCAGGCCTCCTCGGTACTCAAGGATGTGCTGTTCACCGCCTACAAGCTGGATCAGCAGGTGCGCTTCACCCCGGTCTCCGAAGCCGACTACCAGCAATGGGTCAGTGGCCAGGGCAAGCCGCGCTACATCGTCACCCTGCTGACCCGCAAGGTCACTGCCGAGCAGCTGCAGCGGGTCAGCTCGATCACCGCCAAGTACGGCCTCAACATCGACCATATCGATCGCCTGTCCGGGCGCATGGCGCTGGACATGCCGGCCGACCAGGGCAAGGGCTGCATCGAGTTTTCCGTGCGCGGCGAGCCGGCCGATGCGGTAGCGCTGCGTGCCGAGTTCCTCAGCGTGGCCCAGGAGCTCAACGTCGACATCGCCTTCCAGCGCGACTCGCTGTTCCGCCGCAACCGCCGCCTGGCGGTGTTCGACATGGACTCGACGCTGATCGAGGCGGAAGTCATCGACGAGCTGGCCAAGGCTCATGGCGTCGGCGAGCAGGTGGCCGAGATCACCGAGCGCGCCATGCGCGGCGAGCTGGACTTCCGCGCCAGCTTCAAGGAACGCATGGCCCTGCTGCAGGGCCTGCCGGAGAGTGTGCTGGCCGAGATCGGCGCCTCGCTGCGCCTGACCGAAGGCGCCGAGGTACTGTTCGCCGAGCTCAAACGCCTGGGCTACAAGACTGCCATCCTGTCCGGTGGCTTCAGCTACTTCGCCAAGCAGCTGCAGGCCAAGCTGGGTATCGACTACGTGTATGCCAACGAGCTGCAGATCGTCGATGGCAAGGTCACCGGCGTGGCCGTCGAGCCGATCGTCGACGCCCAGCGCAAGGCCGACCTGCTGAGCGAGCTGGCGGCCCGCGAAGGTTTGCGCCTGGAGCAGACCATCGCCGTCGGCGACGGCGCCAACGACCTGCCTATGCTCGGCCTGGCCGGCCTCGGCGTGGCCTTCCGTGCCAAGCCGCTGGTCAAGCAGTCGGCCAAGCAGGCGATCTCCACCCTGGGCCTGGACGGCATCCTCTACCTGCTCGGTTTCCGCGATCGCGACGGCCGCGACTGA
- a CDS encoding EAL domain-containing protein produces MAIEKKTIRLLILEDSQNEAERLVSLFRNAGRATRVHRISSSDNLAEALQQSWDLLISAPTSEHLEPSEAITAIRRQAKDIPVIQLVAGNDSDSITEALMLGAQDALPQGEDERLILVANRELANLEERRARRNSEVALREAEKRCQLLLDSSVDAITYVHDGMHIYANRAYLKLFDYEDGDELEGMPMIDLIASEDQAAFKDFLKNYSSAEGSAELACGGVKANGQRFQSRMSFSPATYDGEPCIQVVIRAEADNAELEEKLREISSQDLVTGLFNRAHFLELMDAAAQRAVTANQVSSLAYIRVDRYSEVIGEVGLAGIDLLLTDLANLLRNHFPSGTQIARFGDDVFTVLLPELLPEQSREQLAGLLKKTEGHLFDVSGRTVQTTLSIGVAGLGEQTSKAQEVIDRAHRCADEISGGNAIKVFNPADELAAAASRGSIIAMLQQALENNSFRLLFQPIISLRGDSDEHYEVLLRLLSPQGEEVPAGDLMNAAREAGLAEKIDRWVILNSIKLLAEHRSKGHSTRLFVHLSGNSLQDQTLLPWLSVALKAARLPSDSLVFQIGETDATAYLKQAKALTQGLAELHCKVALSQFGCALNPFNTLKHLSVDFVKVDGSFSQDLSSAENQEALKTLLASLHAQAKLTIVPFVESASVLATLWQAGVNYIQGHYLQGPSQSMDYDFSAGDE; encoded by the coding sequence ATGGCCATCGAAAAAAAAACCATACGCCTGCTGATCCTCGAGGATTCGCAGAACGAGGCCGAGCGCCTGGTCAGCCTGTTCCGCAATGCCGGCAGGGCCACCCGCGTCCATCGCATCAGCTCCAGCGACAACCTCGCCGAAGCCCTGCAGCAGAGCTGGGATCTGCTGATCAGCGCCCCCACTAGCGAGCACCTGGAACCGAGCGAGGCGATCACCGCCATCCGCCGCCAGGCCAAGGACATTCCGGTGATCCAGCTGGTCGCCGGCAACGACTCCGACTCCATCACCGAAGCCCTGATGCTCGGCGCCCAGGATGCACTGCCGCAAGGCGAAGACGAGCGCCTGATCCTGGTGGCCAACCGTGAGCTGGCCAACCTTGAGGAGCGCCGCGCCCGGCGCAACTCCGAAGTCGCCCTGCGCGAAGCGGAGAAACGCTGCCAGCTGCTGCTGGACAGCTCGGTGGACGCCATCACCTATGTCCACGATGGCATGCACATCTATGCCAACCGCGCCTACCTCAAGCTGTTCGACTACGAGGACGGCGACGAGCTGGAAGGCATGCCGATGATCGACCTGATCGCCAGCGAAGATCAGGCCGCCTTCAAGGACTTCCTGAAGAACTACTCCAGCGCCGAAGGCAGTGCCGAACTGGCCTGCGGTGGGGTCAAGGCCAACGGCCAGCGCTTCCAGTCGCGCATGAGTTTCTCCCCGGCCACCTATGACGGTGAACCGTGCATCCAGGTGGTGATCCGCGCCGAAGCCGACAACGCCGAGCTGGAAGAGAAACTGCGCGAAATCAGCAGCCAGGATCTGGTCACCGGCCTGTTCAACCGCGCCCACTTCCTCGAGCTGATGGATGCCGCCGCCCAGCGCGCCGTCACCGCCAACCAGGTGTCCAGCCTGGCCTACATCCGTGTCGACCGTTACAGCGAGGTCATTGGCGAAGTCGGCCTGGCCGGCATCGACCTGCTGCTCACCGACCTGGCCAACCTGCTGCGCAACCACTTCCCTAGTGGCACCCAGATCGCCCGCTTCGGCGACGACGTATTCACCGTGCTGCTGCCCGAGCTGCTGCCCGAACAGTCCCGCGAGCAGCTCGCCGGCCTGCTGAAGAAGACCGAAGGCCATCTGTTCGACGTCAGCGGCCGTACCGTGCAGACCACCCTGTCGATCGGCGTCGCCGGCCTTGGCGAGCAGACCAGCAAGGCCCAGGAAGTCATCGACCGCGCCCACCGCTGCGCCGACGAGATCAGCGGCGGCAATGCCATCAAGGTGTTCAACCCGGCCGACGAGCTGGCCGCCGCTGCCAGCCGCGGCAGCATCATCGCCATGCTCCAGCAGGCCCTGGAGAACAACAGCTTCCGCCTGCTGTTCCAGCCGATCATCAGCCTGCGCGGCGACAGCGACGAGCACTACGAGGTGCTCCTGCGCCTGCTCAGCCCGCAAGGCGAGGAAGTACCGGCCGGCGACCTGATGAACGCCGCCCGCGAAGCCGGCCTGGCCGAGAAGATCGACCGCTGGGTGATCCTCAACTCGATCAAGCTGCTCGCCGAACACCGCAGCAAGGGCCACAGCACCCGCCTGTTCGTCCACCTGTCCGGCAACAGCCTGCAGGATCAGACCCTGCTGCCCTGGCTCAGCGTGGCCCTCAAGGCCGCCCGCCTGCCCTCCGACTCGCTGGTATTCCAGATCGGCGAGACCGACGCCACCGCCTACCTCAAGCAGGCCAAGGCGCTCACCCAGGGCCTGGCGGAACTGCACTGCAAGGTCGCCCTGAGCCAGTTCGGCTGCGCCCTCAACCCGTTCAACACGCTCAAGCACCTCAGCGTGGACTTCGTGAAGGTGGACGGCTCGTTCTCCCAGGATCTGTCCAGCGCGGAGAACCAGGAAGCGCTGAAGACCCTGCTGGCCAGCCTGCACGCCCAGGCCAAGCTAACCATCGTGCCCTTCGTCGAGAGCGCCAGCGTGCTGGCCACCCTCTGGCAGGCCGGGGTCAACTACATCCAGGGTCACTACCTGCAGGGCCCCAGCCAGTCGATGGATTACGACTTCTCCGCCGGCGACGAGTAA
- a CDS encoding molecular chaperone, which yields MDKQSPHLLLRVPTPDKQGLSFCDANPRELKRWIAGLPKANIGETARQLYQGLVELNQLITTSDNRLQLLELLRPEVVFVCRHLERHFLNQSIVLDERPRKVANLCQALQNHLAIGYKLIIAQELPRLTKERATLLTASLQRALHSLCGPLVRASQLYCPVPEGLWLELHQLYRIARQNNLQHAQVTDRLAQNGKSLSPEQTYIVALLLGCARCNQMRQSSIARLAEALEGWSNLASLHAADEPYSLFVIAPQLDGPPRYKSLFSDSELHNLLGLDPHALVDAIKEHLLLPEDSPQPRRLPVPEGMTSDLLQHLSSAWGDIAERTFQRNPGRGNLRLCIGMSAVHFYLAGGKPFAEVLQRPEEVRSAQFKVGNTGGGPDIWSTAFDAQRESHWEPGMPLETIQYRGASKNNASAAPENPESYPTFDVPIVNHSPGGYCLSWPKEVPSQLQAGELLGIQDSPEQAWSVAVVRWIRQVRGGGTQMGIELIAPHAQPCGLQLIRKSEQNSQFLRALLLPEIRVISRPASLITPRLPFQESNKVLINLNGEERRAVLSRRQTSTGSFSQFEYRNLGQVSEPDGKPVTAEKSANKGSEEDFDSLWKSL from the coding sequence ATGGATAAACAGAGCCCACACCTGCTCCTGCGCGTTCCCACTCCAGATAAACAGGGGCTGTCCTTCTGCGATGCCAACCCACGTGAACTCAAACGCTGGATCGCCGGCCTGCCCAAGGCCAACATCGGCGAGACCGCCCGCCAGCTCTACCAGGGCCTGGTGGAACTCAACCAACTGATCACCACCAGCGACAATCGCCTGCAACTGCTCGAACTGCTGCGCCCGGAAGTGGTATTCGTCTGCCGCCACCTGGAGCGCCATTTCCTCAACCAGTCGATCGTCCTCGACGAACGCCCGCGCAAGGTCGCCAACCTCTGCCAGGCCCTGCAGAACCACCTGGCCATCGGCTACAAACTGATCATCGCCCAGGAGCTGCCGCGCCTGACCAAGGAACGCGCCACGCTGCTGACCGCCTCCCTGCAACGCGCCCTGCACAGCCTGTGCGGCCCGCTGGTGCGCGCCAGCCAGCTGTACTGCCCGGTGCCCGAGGGGCTGTGGCTGGAACTGCACCAGCTGTACCGCATCGCCCGCCAGAACAACCTGCAACATGCCCAGGTCACCGATCGCCTGGCACAGAACGGCAAGAGCCTGAGCCCGGAACAGACCTACATCGTGGCCCTGCTGCTGGGTTGCGCGCGCTGCAACCAGATGCGCCAGAGCAGCATCGCACGCCTGGCCGAAGCACTGGAGGGCTGGAGCAACCTGGCCAGCCTGCATGCCGCCGACGAGCCCTACAGCCTGTTCGTCATCGCCCCGCAGCTGGATGGCCCGCCGCGCTACAAATCGCTGTTCAGCGACAGCGAACTGCACAACCTGCTCGGCCTCGATCCGCACGCCCTGGTCGACGCGATCAAGGAACACCTGCTGCTCCCCGAGGACAGCCCGCAGCCACGCCGCCTGCCCGTACCCGAGGGCATGACCAGCGACCTGCTGCAGCACCTCAGCTCGGCCTGGGGCGACATCGCCGAACGCACTTTCCAGCGCAATCCGGGGCGCGGCAACCTGCGCCTGTGCATCGGCATGTCCGCCGTGCACTTCTACCTGGCTGGCGGCAAACCCTTCGCCGAAGTGCTGCAGCGTCCCGAGGAAGTCCGCAGCGCCCAGTTCAAGGTCGGCAACACCGGCGGCGGCCCGGACATCTGGTCGACCGCCTTCGACGCCCAGCGCGAAAGCCACTGGGAGCCCGGCATGCCACTGGAGACCATCCAGTACCGTGGCGCCAGCAAGAACAACGCCAGCGCGGCACCGGAGAACCCGGAAAGCTACCCGACCTTCGACGTGCCGATCGTCAACCACAGCCCCGGCGGCTACTGCCTGAGCTGGCCGAAGGAAGTCCCCAGCCAGCTGCAGGCCGGCGAACTGCTGGGCATCCAGGACAGCCCCGAGCAGGCCTGGAGCGTTGCCGTGGTGCGCTGGATTCGCCAGGTGCGCGGCGGCGGCACGCAGATGGGCATCGAACTGATCGCCCCCCATGCGCAGCCCTGCGGCCTGCAGCTGATACGCAAGAGCGAGCAGAACAGCCAGTTCCTGCGCGCCCTGCTGCTGCCGGAAATCCGTGTGATCTCGCGCCCGGCCAGCCTGATCACCCCACGCCTGCCCTTCCAGGAGAGCAACAAGGTACTGATCAACCTGAACGGTGAGGAACGCCGCGCCGTGCTCAGCCGCCGGCAGACCAGCACCGGCAGTTTCAGCCAGTTCGAATACCGCAACCTGGGCCAGGTCAGCGAGCCCGACGGGAAGCCCGTCACAGCCGAGAAAAGCGCCAACAAGGGCAGCGAGGAAGACTTTGACTCACTCTGGAAGTCGCTGTAG
- a CDS encoding HPP family protein, whose protein sequence is MQDGFWLYCRRLLGWGADATSHLEKYLATLGAFVGIGLIYAVTHWLLPTEAAFWVVASMGASAVLLFVVPHGALSQPWAVIGGHGLSALVGVICQQLLPDSPFTPALAVALAILVMQYARCIHPPGGATALSAVIGGQAIHDLGFAFVLSPVLLNVAVMLLVAVLFNCLFPWRRYPAVLARQPQPVANPGGLSPEDFYHALRQVDSYLDIRFDDLLEVMQLAQQHAQAKRLVAADILLGACYSNALPGDAWAVRQVIDAGKPGRGLRDQVIYKVVAGSGQGNTGVCRRQDMASWAAGAVRRQGDGWVRVSPDESAVASAPSN, encoded by the coding sequence ATGCAGGACGGTTTCTGGCTGTACTGCCGGCGCCTGCTGGGCTGGGGCGCCGACGCCACCAGCCACCTGGAGAAATACCTGGCGACCCTCGGTGCCTTCGTCGGCATCGGCCTGATCTACGCAGTCACCCACTGGCTGCTGCCCACCGAGGCAGCGTTCTGGGTGGTTGCCTCGATGGGCGCCAGTGCCGTGCTGCTGTTCGTCGTGCCCCACGGCGCGCTGTCGCAGCCCTGGGCGGTGATCGGCGGGCATGGTCTGTCGGCGCTGGTCGGAGTGATCTGCCAGCAACTGCTGCCGGACTCGCCCTTTACCCCCGCGCTGGCCGTGGCGCTGGCCATTCTGGTCATGCAATACGCCCGCTGCATCCATCCGCCCGGTGGCGCCACTGCCCTCAGCGCAGTGATCGGCGGCCAGGCCATCCATGACCTGGGCTTCGCCTTCGTGCTCAGCCCGGTGCTGCTCAACGTGGCGGTGATGCTGCTGGTGGCCGTGCTGTTCAACTGCCTGTTCCCCTGGCGCCGCTACCCCGCCGTGCTGGCGCGCCAACCACAGCCGGTGGCCAACCCCGGCGGGCTGAGCCCGGAAGACTTCTACCACGCCCTGCGCCAGGTCGATTCCTACCTGGACATCCGCTTCGACGACCTGCTGGAAGTCATGCAGCTGGCCCAGCAGCATGCCCAGGCCAAACGCCTGGTCGCCGCCGATATCCTGCTCGGCGCCTGCTATAGCAACGCCCTACCCGGCGATGCCTGGGCCGTACGCCAGGTGATCGACGCCGGCAAGCCAGGCCGCGGCCTGCGCGATCAGGTGATCTACAAGGTGGTGGCCGGCTCCGGCCAGGGCAACACCGGCGTCTGCCGCCGTCAGGACATGGCCAGCTGGGCCGCCGGTGCCGTGCGCCGTCAGGGCGACGGCTGGGTGCGGGTGAGCCCGGACGAATCGGCAGTCGCCAGCGCACCGTCCAACTGA
- the asd gene encoding archaetidylserine decarboxylase (Phosphatidylserine decarboxylase is synthesized as a single chain precursor. Generation of the pyruvoyl active site from a Ser is coupled to cleavage of a Gly-Ser bond between the larger (beta) and smaller (alpha chains). It is an integral membrane protein.) has translation MKQRLFILSQYLLPHHLLSRLIGCAAECRAAWFKNRLIGWFAQQYQVNMSEAQVEDLTAYEHFNAFFTRALKDGARPLDETPGAILCPADGAVSQLGPIEQGRIFQAKGHSYSVLELLGGDAERAAPFMGGDFATIYLSPKDYHRVHMPLGGTLKEMVYVPGRLFSVNQTTAENVPELFARNERVVCLFDTERGPMAVVLVGAMIVASIETVWAGLVTPPKRELKTTRYDEAARAAIELAKGGELGRFKLGSTAIVLFGPQQVQWAEGLVAGSPVRMGQALAQPRS, from the coding sequence ATGAAACAACGCCTGTTTATCCTCAGCCAGTACCTGCTGCCCCACCACCTGCTGTCGCGCCTGATCGGCTGCGCCGCCGAATGCCGCGCCGCCTGGTTCAAGAACCGCCTGATCGGCTGGTTCGCCCAGCAGTACCAGGTCAACATGAGCGAAGCCCAGGTCGAAGACCTGACGGCCTACGAGCACTTCAACGCCTTCTTCACCCGCGCTCTGAAAGACGGCGCACGCCCGCTGGATGAAACTCCCGGCGCCATCCTCTGCCCGGCCGACGGCGCGGTCAGCCAGCTCGGCCCGATCGAGCAAGGCCGCATCTTCCAGGCCAAGGGTCACAGTTACAGCGTGCTGGAACTGCTGGGCGGCGACGCCGAGCGCGCCGCGCCGTTCATGGGCGGCGACTTCGCCACCATCTACCTGTCGCCCAAGGACTACCACCGCGTGCACATGCCCCTGGGCGGCACCCTGAAGGAAATGGTCTACGTGCCGGGCCGGCTGTTCTCGGTCAACCAGACCACCGCGGAAAACGTCCCCGAACTGTTCGCCCGCAACGAGCGGGTGGTCTGCCTGTTCGACACCGAGCGCGGGCCGATGGCCGTGGTGCTGGTCGGCGCGATGATCGTGGCCAGCATCGAAACCGTCTGGGCCGGCCTGGTCACCCCGCCGAAGCGCGAGCTGAAGACCACCCGCTACGATGAAGCCGCACGCGCCGCCATCGAGCTGGCCAAGGGTGGTGAACTGGGCCGCTTCAAGCTCGGCTCCACCGCCATCGTGCTGTTCGGCCCGCAGCAGGTGCAGTGGGCTGAAGGCCTGGTCGCCGGCAGCCCGGTGCGCATGGGCCAGGCCCTGGCACAACCGCGCAGCTGA
- a CDS encoding rhodanese-like domain-containing protein yields MSAFSALPLVIEPAELAARLQAPELILVDLSSAAGYAEGHIPGARWVDSKRTQLGQPPAPGLLPEPAQLEALFGELGHNPDAVYVVYDDEGGGWAGRFIWLLDVIGHAHYHYLNGGLQAWLSEQRPLSLEPAAVAASSVSLTLHDAPTASREYLQSRLGASDLAIWDARSPAEFSGEKVLAARGGHIPGAVNFEWTAGMDGQRGLRIRSDMAQVLAGLGITPDKEVITHCQTHRRSGFTYLVAKALGYPRVKAYAGSWSEWGNHPDTPVAN; encoded by the coding sequence ATGTCCGCCTTCTCCGCCCTGCCGCTGGTGATCGAGCCTGCCGAGCTGGCCGCCCGCCTGCAGGCGCCCGAACTGATCCTGGTCGACCTCAGCAGCGCCGCCGGCTATGCCGAGGGCCATATCCCCGGCGCCCGCTGGGTCGACAGCAAGCGCACCCAGCTGGGCCAGCCACCGGCGCCCGGCCTGCTGCCGGAACCGGCCCAGCTTGAAGCCCTGTTCGGCGAGCTGGGGCACAACCCCGATGCTGTCTATGTGGTCTACGACGACGAAGGCGGCGGTTGGGCCGGGCGCTTCATCTGGCTGCTCGACGTGATCGGCCACGCGCACTACCACTACCTCAACGGCGGCCTGCAGGCCTGGCTGAGCGAGCAGCGTCCCTTGAGCCTGGAGCCAGCCGCCGTGGCTGCCAGCTCGGTCAGCCTGACCCTGCACGATGCCCCCACCGCCAGCCGCGAATACCTGCAGAGCCGCCTGGGCGCCAGCGACCTGGCGATCTGGGATGCCCGCTCGCCGGCCGAATTCAGCGGCGAGAAAGTCCTCGCCGCCCGTGGCGGGCATATCCCCGGCGCGGTCAATTTCGAGTGGACAGCCGGCATGGACGGCCAGCGCGGCCTGCGCATCCGCAGCGACATGGCGCAGGTGCTGGCAGGCCTGGGCATCACCCCGGACAAGGAAGTGATCACCCACTGCCAGACCCACCGCCGCTCCGGTTTCACCTACCTGGTGGCCAAGGCCCTCGGCTATCCGCGGGTCAAAGCCTATGCCGGCTCCTGGTCGGAATGGGGCAACCACCCCGACACCCCGGTCGCGAATTAA